The genomic segment CGCCTGAGGGCTCCGCGCCCACGGCCCAGGTCGCCGTCACCGCCAGCGTCCGCGTGTCGATCACGCTAACCGTGTCATCCCAGGTGTTCGTCACGAGCAGCCGGCGCCCATCCGATGAAAGCGACATCCCGCGCGGGACACGTCCTACGGCGATCTTCTTGATCGGCTTGTAGGTTGCGCCGTTCAGGACCCGCACCTCGTCACTTCCCTGACACAGCACATACAGCCGCGCGCCATCGGGCGAGAACACCATCTCCAGCGGCGACGCATAGGCCAGGACCTCACCGGAGCGTGCTTTGGTGGCCGTGGCCTGCACAACTCTTTCGCTGCAGATGGTGATCATCGCCGCCGCGATCGACGCTGCAAGCACGCCGGCCGAGATCGCCTCGATCACAGGTCTTTGGAGGAACCGCCTCACTTCGTCTCCTCGATCGTGATCACGTGATCGGTCGCAAGCTTCTCAACAGTCTGGTCAGCCCCGCTCGGCCAGTGCACAACGATCTTGTCCACCGCTGCAACCGCGCCCAGCCCGAAGTGCATCCGCCCATCGTCCTGCGAGAGGTAGCCGGTCCCCGCCACGCGTTCTGCGAGCCACTTCTTGCCGCCCGCGAACACCTCAACCTTGGCACCGATACCATCGCGGTTACTCTTCGCGCCCTTCAGCGTCACGGCCAGCCAGTGTCCCGTGCTCGGCGATACGTTGTGAATCAGCGTCCCCTTTGCGCCGAGATTCACAACGAACCCATCCACCTTGCCATCGTTGTCATAGTCAGCGAAGCATGCACCACGTGCCGTCGTCCGCACGCTCAGCACCGACCCAGCATCGCGCGAAATATCTTCGAACTTCGCGCCGCCCAGTCCGCGGAATAACGTATGCTCCTGCGGAATCAGGTGAATCAGGCCGCCGTGAAATATGAGGATGTCGAGCAGGCCATCGTTGTCGTAGTCGTAAACGCCCGTCCCCCAACTCACATACTGCGCATTCGTCTGCGAGACACCGTTCGACGCACCCGCATCCTCAAATCCCTGCTTGCCTGCATTGCGCAAATATCGGTTGTAATGGCCGTCCGTGACCCACAGGTCGAACACGCCGCGCTGTTCGAAGTCCGCGAACACAGGACCCATCGACGAAGTCGATTCGCCGTTCTGGCCGAAGGCCGTGCCCGTATCATTTGCAACTTCTTCGAACGTGCCGTCGTGCTTGTTATGAAAGAGGAAGTTCTCGGTGCGGTCGTTGGCCACGTAGATGTCGTCCCAGCCGTCGCCGTCGTAGTCCGCTGCCGTCACGCCCATCGTGCGTCCCACAAACGCGCTGATGCTCGACTTCTCTGAAACGTCCGTGAACGTGCCGTCGCAGTTGTTGTGGAACAGCTTGTTTGTCTCGCCCTCGTAGTCAAGCGGCCCGGGGTAGTTGTCCGCCGCATAGAAGGCGCGATACTTCGGATCGAACTTCACATAGCGCCCGACAAACAAGTCGAGGCACCCGTCCTTGTCGTAGTCCAGCCACGTCGATGCAATTGCCCAGCCGTCCACCTTGATCCCGGCCTTCGCGGTCACATCCGTGAAATGTCCGTTGCCGTCGTTGTGATAGAGGATGGCGCGACCATATGCGGTAACGAGCAGATCCTCGAAGCCGTCGTTGTCGAAGTCTGCCGCGGCCACCGCGATCGAATACATGTCCGGATTCAGCCCGGCCTTGTCTGTAACATCCGTGAACGTGCCGTTGCCGTTGTTGCGAAACAGATGGTTGTGCGGCAGCGGATTCGGCTTATCCTTCAGCGGATACGGGTGCATCGAATCATCAAGTGGCCTGCCGTTCGCAACATACAGATCCGGCAGCCCGTCGTTGTTGTAGTCGAACCACACGCATCCCGCGCCCGTCCCCTCGAGCAGCGAACCTAGCTGGCGCGAGCCGAAGCTGTGCACGAAATCAATCCCGGCCTTCGCGGTCGCGTCTTCAAATTGGATCGCCGACTTCTGCGTTGGCTGAGGAGCTTTTGCCTGGGCCCATCCAATCTGCGCGCCGGAAACAGCAATCACTGCAAGTGCAACAAGCAACTTCATCTCAATGGCCCTCCACCGCGGTCTGTTGCGCCACGCCTGTCAGATTCACGGGCGTGGTCGTTCTCAACAGGACTGCCGGCACGCGATTCTCCGCGGCCCGTTCCGGACCCGTGTGGCAACCTACGCAAATGCGCTGTTCGCCCTTGCGAACCCAGAACCAGCCATGCTCCTGCCGTAAGACCGTTCCCTTTTCATCCAGCAGCGCGAACCGGATCGCCCGGTCTGCCGGCGTCTTCACGAAGAACGAGCCGTCCGCTTCCACCGGCGCCGTACCAAGCGCGACCGTGTTTCCGTTTACAT from the Occallatibacter riparius genome contains:
- a CDS encoding CRTAC1 family protein — its product is MKLLVALAVIAVSGAQIGWAQAKAPQPTQKSAIQFEDATAKAGIDFVHSFGSRQLGSLLEGTGAGCVWFDYNNDGLPDLYVANGRPLDDSMHPYPLKDKPNPLPHNHLFRNNGNGTFTDVTDKAGLNPDMYSIAVAAADFDNDGFEDLLVTAYGRAILYHNDGNGHFTDVTAKAGIKVDGWAIASTWLDYDKDGCLDLFVGRYVKFDPKYRAFYAADNYPGPLDYEGETNKLFHNNCDGTFTDVSEKSSISAFVGRTMGVTAADYDGDGWDDIYVANDRTENFLFHNKHDGTFEEVANDTGTAFGQNGESTSSMGPVFADFEQRGVFDLWVTDGHYNRYLRNAGKQGFEDAGASNGVSQTNAQYVSWGTGVYDYDNDGLLDILIFHGGLIHLIPQEHTLFRGLGGAKFEDISRDAGSVLSVRTTARGACFADYDNDGKVDGFVVNLGAKGTLIHNVSPSTGHWLAVTLKGAKSNRDGIGAKVEVFAGGKKWLAERVAGTGYLSQDDGRMHFGLGAVAAVDKIVVHWPSGADQTVEKLATDHVITIEETK